One window from the genome of Malus domestica chromosome 01, GDT2T_hap1 encodes:
- the LOC114826364 gene encoding uncharacterized protein → MDAPKFEKRLKFRDAAQLREAVWSHSIKHDAPFIKLKRNEKWKISARCEKNCPWRLYASRMYNEDSIQVKTYVGKHECPRIWRENPNCKVAWLVKRYMDKFKLNPSMPITTFMETVKEERMVEIDIKIAYRVRAQCLKILEGSNLDQYTKLWEYCDELRKTNPGSTVQMKVMPYDDAHVIFQRIYICLGACKNGFKNGCRKLVGLDGCHLKGVFKGQLLSAVGMDANNQTWVIAYAIVELKNKDNWVWFLKLLAADLGIVNQRAWTFISDKQKGLIPAFEKVLPNCNHRFCVRHLYTNYKADVFKGKRLKYVLWNAAKATTIDDFKESMAEVNRLNEKAYKWLEKRPTLH, encoded by the coding sequence ATGGATGCTCCAAAGTTTGAAAAGAGATTAAAGTTCAGAGATGCTGCACAATTGAGAGAGGCAGTGTGGTCTCACTCCATTAAGCACGATGCACCTTTTATTAAGCTAAAAAGGAATGAGAAATGGAAGATTAGTGCAAGGTGTGAGAAAAACTGTCCATGGAGATTGTATGCTTCCAGGATGTACAATGAAGATTCAATCCAAGTGAAAACCTATGTTGGGAAACATGAATGTCCGAGGATTTGGAGGGAAAATCCTAACTGCAAAGTGGCATGGCTTGTGAAGAGGTATATGGACAAGTTCAAACTCAACCCAAGCATGCCTATCACTACATTTATGGAAACAGTGAAAGAGGAAAGAATGGTTGAGATCGACATCAAGATAGCCTATAGAGTAAGAGCACAGTGTTTGAAAATCCTTGAAGGGAGTAACTTGGATCAGTACACAAAGTTGTGGGAGTACTGTGATGAGCTTAGGAAGACAAACCCGGGTAGTACAGTTCAAATGAAGGTGATGCCCTATGATGATGCTCATGTGATATTTCAAAGGATTTATATTTGTTTGGGGGCTTGTAAAAATGGATTTAAGAATGGATGTAGGAAGCTTGTAGGGTTGGATGGTTGTCACTTGAAGGGAGTGTTCAAGGGCCAGTTATTGTCTGCAGTGGGAATGGATGCAAATAACCAAACTTGGGTTATTGCATATGCTATAGTAGAGCTCAAGAACAAGGACAATTGGGTTTGGTTTCTGAAATTGCTAGCTGCTGACTTGGGAATTGTGAACCAGCGTGCTTGGACTTTCATTTCTGACAAACAAAAGGGTTTAATACCAGCTTTTGAGAAGGTGCTGCCTAATTGTAATCATCGGTTCTGTGTTAGGCACTTATACACTAACTACAAAGCAGATGTGTTTAAAGGGAAAAGATTAAAATATGTCTTGTGGAATGCTGCCAAGGCAACAACCATCGATGATTTTAAGGAGAGTATGGCTGAGGTGAATAGGCTGAATGAAAAAGCTTATAAATGGTTGGAGAAGAGACCAACCTTGCATTGA
- the LOC103437742 gene encoding alpha-soluble NSF attachment protein 2, with amino-acid sequence MGDQLARAEEFEKKAEKKLNSWGFFGSKHEDAAELFDKSANSYKLAKSWDKAGATYVKLANCHLKNESKHEAATAYVDAAHCYKKTNVNEAIACLEQAVNMLCDIGRLNMAARYYKEIAELYESEQDIKKAMEFFERAADFFQNEEVTTSANQCKQKVAQFAAQIEQYPKSIEIYEEIARHSLNNNLLKYGVKGHLLNAGICQLCKGDVVAITNALERYQELDPTFSGTREYRFLADIAASIDEEDIAKFTDVVKEFDSMTPLDSWKTTLLLRVKEKLKSKELEEDDLT; translated from the exons atgggcGATCAATTAGCTAGGGCGGAGGAATTCGAGAAGAAAGCGGAGAAGAAACTGAACAGCTGGGGATTTTTCGGGTCCAAACATGAAGACGCCGCCGAGCTCTTCGACAAATCTGCCAATTCCTACAAGCTTGCCAAATCCT GGGACAAAGCTGGAGCAACGTATGTCAAGTTGGCCAACTGTCATTTGAAG AATGAAAGCAAACATGAAGCCGCCACAGCTTATGTTGATGCTGCACATTGCTACAAGAAAACAAATGTGAACG AAGCTATTGCTTGCTTAGAGCAGGCGGTAAATATGCTGTGTGATATTGGAAGGCTTAATATGGCTGCAAGATACTATAAG GAAATTGCTGAACTATATGAATCTGAACAAGATATTAAGAAGGCTATGGAGTTCTTTGAAAGGGCAGCTGATTTCTTCCAAAATGAAGAAGTAACAACATCGGCCAACCAGTGCAAGCAGAAAGTTGCTCAGTTTGCTGCGCAGATTGAGCA GTACCCCAAGTCTATTGAAATTTATGAAGAAATTGCACGGCACTCACTGAACAACAACTTGCTTAAGTATGGAGTTAAGGGGCATCTTCTTAATGCTGGAATCTGCCAACTTTGCAAAGGAGATGTTGTTGCAATCACCAATGCATTAGAGCGATATCAG GAATTAGATCCTACTTTTTCAGGAACAAGGGAATACAGGTTCTTAGCG GATATTGCCGCTTCAATTGATGAGGAAGACATTGCGAAGTTCACTGACGTGGTCAAGGAATTTGATAGTATGACCCCACTG GATTCATGGAAGACAACCTTGCTGCTGAGAGTGAAGGAAAAGCTGAAGTCCAAGGAACTCGAGGAGGACGATCTTACCTGA
- the LOC103406454 gene encoding amino acid transporter AVT6C-like isoform X1: MSYRHYFLPTKNLSRLELSTIYSTSKTSPPQIPKMVKQEDTNGGAQVLALPLLQDSKSLEAQCSSQQGASFSGAVFNISTTMIGAGIMSIPATTKVLGVIPGLVLILLVAFFVEVTVEFLLRYTNSGESETYAGMVGESFGAWGSVAVQICVIVTNLGCLIIYFIIIGDVLCGSQSGGTLHLGVLQEWFGIHWWNSRAWVLLFVAVFVMLPLVLLRRVDSLRHTSAVSILLAVVFVVICSAMAIYALCKGKTQKPRLFPDFANQVSVFDLFTTIPVLVTGFGFHVNVHPIRAELSKPSDMRSATRIALLISVVIYFSIGFFGYLLFGDSIMDDILVNFDQTSGSTIGQIINDVVRLSYAVHLLFVFPIMNFSLRANIDELLFRNRPVLAQDTSRFLPLTLFLLSFTYIVAIAIPNIWYFFQFMGSTTVVFLSFIFPAALILRDGHGISTTRDKIIAIFVIVLAVATSSIAISTTLYNSAKG; the protein is encoded by the exons ATGTCGTACCGTCACTATTTccttcccactaaaaatctctCAAGACTAGAGTTGTCAACTATATATTCCACGTCCAAAACATCACCTCCCCAAATACCAAAAATGGTGAAACAagaagacaccaatggaggagCTCAAGTCCTTGCCCTTCCACTCTTACAGGACTCCAAGTCCTTGGAAGCTCAATGTTCATCACAACAAGGGGCCTCATTTTCCGGGGCTGTCTTCAACATATCGACCACAATGATTGGTGCCGGTATCATGTCGATTCCGGCAACCACCAAGGTCCTCGGCGTAATTCCTGGCTTGGTTCTGATTCTGTTGGTCGCTTTCTTTGTGGAAGTCACGGTGGAGTTCCTGCTCAGGTACACCAACTCCGGTGAGTCTGAAACGTATGCCGGCATGGTGGGGGAGTCTTTTGGGGCGTGGGGTTCCGTGGCTGTGCAgatttgtgtcattgtcaccaaCCTTGGTTGCCTCATCATTTATTTCATCATCATCG GGGATGTGCTGTGCGGGAGTCAGTCTGGAGGAACCTTGCATTTGGGCGTTCTACAAGAATGGTTTGGCATCCACTGGTGGAATTCTCGCGCTTGGGTGCTTCTCTTCGTTGCAGTCTTCGTGATGCTTCCGTTAGTCTTGTTACGCCGAGTAG ATTCACTAAGGCACACTTCAGCGGTATCCATTCTGCTAGCAGTGGTTTTTGTTGTCATATGTTCTGCAATGGCAATTTACGCGTTGTGCAAAGGGAAGACTCAGAAGCCGAGGCTTTTTCCAGACTTTGCGAATCAAGTCTCAGTGTTTGATCTTTTCACCACCATCCCAGTTCTTGTGACAGGTTTCGGATTCCATGTCAACG TTCATCCGATTAGAGCAGAGCTCAGTAAACCATCTGATATGAGATCCGCTACTCGGATTGCTCTCCTGATCAGTGTTGTCATATACTTTTCTATCGGATTCTTCGGATACCTACTCTTTGGTGACTCAATAATGGACGATATTCTAGTAAACTTCGATCAAACTTCTGGTTCCACAATCGGACAGATAATCAATGACGTTGTTCGACTTAGTTACGCAGTTCACCTCCTTTTCGTGTTTCCTATCATGAACTTTTCCTTGAGGGCCAACATAGATGAATTGCTCTTCCGAAATAGGCCTGTTTTAGCCCAAGACACCTCAAGATTTCTGCCCCTCACTCTTTTCCTGCTCTCCTTCACATACATTGTGGCAATAGCCATCCCAAACATTTGGTATTTCTTTCAGTTCATGGGATCCACCACCGTTGTTTTCCTCTCGTTTATATTCCCGGCCGCTCTCATCCTCAG GGATGGACACGGTATATCAACGACAAGGGACAAGATCATCGCGATTTTCGTGATTGTTTTGGCCGTGGCGACGAGCTCAATTGCAATATCCACCACTTTGTATAATTCTGCTAAAGGTTAG
- the LOC103406454 gene encoding amino acid transporter AVT6C-like isoform X2 has translation MIGAGIMSIPATTKVLGVIPGLVLILLVAFFVEVTVEFLLRYTNSGESETYAGMVGESFGAWGSVAVQICVIVTNLGCLIIYFIIIGDVLCGSQSGGTLHLGVLQEWFGIHWWNSRAWVLLFVAVFVMLPLVLLRRVDSLRHTSAVSILLAVVFVVICSAMAIYALCKGKTQKPRLFPDFANQVSVFDLFTTIPVLVTGFGFHVNVHPIRAELSKPSDMRSATRIALLISVVIYFSIGFFGYLLFGDSIMDDILVNFDQTSGSTIGQIINDVVRLSYAVHLLFVFPIMNFSLRANIDELLFRNRPVLAQDTSRFLPLTLFLLSFTYIVAIAIPNIWYFFQFMGSTTVVFLSFIFPAALILRDGHGISTTRDKIIAIFVIVLAVATSSIAISTTLYNSAKG, from the exons ATGATTGGTGCCGGTATCATGTCGATTCCGGCAACCACCAAGGTCCTCGGCGTAATTCCTGGCTTGGTTCTGATTCTGTTGGTCGCTTTCTTTGTGGAAGTCACGGTGGAGTTCCTGCTCAGGTACACCAACTCCGGTGAGTCTGAAACGTATGCCGGCATGGTGGGGGAGTCTTTTGGGGCGTGGGGTTCCGTGGCTGTGCAgatttgtgtcattgtcaccaaCCTTGGTTGCCTCATCATTTATTTCATCATCATCG GGGATGTGCTGTGCGGGAGTCAGTCTGGAGGAACCTTGCATTTGGGCGTTCTACAAGAATGGTTTGGCATCCACTGGTGGAATTCTCGCGCTTGGGTGCTTCTCTTCGTTGCAGTCTTCGTGATGCTTCCGTTAGTCTTGTTACGCCGAGTAG ATTCACTAAGGCACACTTCAGCGGTATCCATTCTGCTAGCAGTGGTTTTTGTTGTCATATGTTCTGCAATGGCAATTTACGCGTTGTGCAAAGGGAAGACTCAGAAGCCGAGGCTTTTTCCAGACTTTGCGAATCAAGTCTCAGTGTTTGATCTTTTCACCACCATCCCAGTTCTTGTGACAGGTTTCGGATTCCATGTCAACG TTCATCCGATTAGAGCAGAGCTCAGTAAACCATCTGATATGAGATCCGCTACTCGGATTGCTCTCCTGATCAGTGTTGTCATATACTTTTCTATCGGATTCTTCGGATACCTACTCTTTGGTGACTCAATAATGGACGATATTCTAGTAAACTTCGATCAAACTTCTGGTTCCACAATCGGACAGATAATCAATGACGTTGTTCGACTTAGTTACGCAGTTCACCTCCTTTTCGTGTTTCCTATCATGAACTTTTCCTTGAGGGCCAACATAGATGAATTGCTCTTCCGAAATAGGCCTGTTTTAGCCCAAGACACCTCAAGATTTCTGCCCCTCACTCTTTTCCTGCTCTCCTTCACATACATTGTGGCAATAGCCATCCCAAACATTTGGTATTTCTTTCAGTTCATGGGATCCACCACCGTTGTTTTCCTCTCGTTTATATTCCCGGCCGCTCTCATCCTCAG GGATGGACACGGTATATCAACGACAAGGGACAAGATCATCGCGATTTTCGTGATTGTTTTGGCCGTGGCGACGAGCTCAATTGCAATATCCACCACTTTGTATAATTCTGCTAAAGGTTAG
- the LOC103437754 gene encoding amino acid transporter AVT6C-like, with amino-acid sequence MSPATGAHVPLLSDRKPVRRGSVSGAVFNVSTSIIGAGIMSIPATLKVLGVIPAFVLIVIIALLADVSVEFLMRFTHSGESTTYSGVMRESFGQVGSVAAQICVMITNLGCLIMYQIIIGDVLSGNGSAGEGHSGVLQEWFGSHWWNSRDIALLFTLIFIFLPLVLLKRVESLRFSSAISVLLAVVFVGISSAMAIYAIFEGKTNTPRLVPSLGKQTSFFDLFTAVPVIVTAFTFHFNVHPIGFELGKPSDMISAVRISLVLCAAIYFSIGLFGYLLFGDAIMADILVNFDRSSDSAMGAVLNDVVRLSYALHLMLVFPLLNFSLRVNLDELLFPKKPLLATDTRRFLLLTLGLLVFSYLAAIAFPNIWYVFQFLGSTSAVCLAFIFPGAIVLRDVHGISTRRDRTMATVMVVLAVVTSATAISTNVYNIFGNKS; translated from the exons ATGTCGCCGGCAACCGGAGCTCACGTGCCACTTCTGTCGGACAGAAAGCCGGTGAGGCGGGGGTCAGTGTCCGGGGCGGTGTTCAACGTGTCCACGAGCATAATTGGAGCCGGAATTATGTCCATACCGGCAACTCTCAAGGTGCTCGGTGTGATACCGGCTTTTGTGCTTATTGTGATCATTGCTTTGCTGGCCGACGTCTCGGTGGAGTTCCTGATGAGGTTCACGCATTCCGGCGAATCCACGACGTATTCCGGCGTTATGAGGGAGTCTTTTGGGCAGGTGGGATCGGTTGCCGCACAAATATGTGTCATGATCACTAATCTTGGGTGCTTAATTATGTACCAGATAATAATTG GGGATGTTCTATCTGGAAATGGGTCTGCAGGAGAAGGGCATTCAGGTGTTCTGCAAGAGTGGTTTGGAAGTCATTGGTGGAACTCCCGTGATATTGCCCTCCTATTCACACTTATTTTCATTTTCCTGCCATTGGTTTTGTTAAAGCGAGTAG AATCTCTAAGGTTCAGTTCAGCCATATCAGTTCTTCTTGCAGTGGTTTTTGTTGGCATAAGTTCAGCCATGGCAATCTATGCAATCTTTGAAGGGAAAACCAACACCCCAAGATTGGTACCAAGCTTGGGCAAACAAACCTCCTTCTTTGACCTTTTCACTGCTGTCCCAGTCATTGTCACAGCCTTCACTTTTCACTTCAATG TGCACCCAATTGGGTTTGAGCTTGGGAAGCCGTCGGATATGATATCAGCGGTCAGGATCTCACTGGTGCTATGTGCAGCCATCTACTTCTCCATTGGACTGTTTGGGTACCTTTTGTTTGGGGATGCAATCATGGCTGACATACTTGTGAACTTTGACAGAAGCTCGGATTCAGCAATGGGGGCAGTGCTGAATGATGTGGTTCGATTAAGCTATGCCCTCCATCTGATGTTGGTTTTTCCTCTCTTGAACTTTTCTCTGAGGGTAAATTTGGATGAACTGCTTTTCCCCAAAAAGCCGCTTTTGGCCACAGATACTAGGAGATTTCTGCTTCTCACTCTTGGCCTGCTGGTTTTCTCTTACCTGGCTGCAATTGCCTTCCCAAACATTTGGTACGTTTTTCAGTTTTTGGGATCAACTTCTGCCGTCTGCCTTGCCTTCATTTTTCCGGGTGCAATTGTTCTAAG GGATGTACATGGCATATCTACAAGAAGGGACAGGACCATGGCAACTGTAATGGTAGTCCTGGCAGTAGTAACAAGTGCAACTGCCATTTCCACCAATGTATATAACATTTTTGGGAACAAGTCCTAG
- the LOC103437764 gene encoding uncharacterized protein has translation MRTLASKLTAYSKYYCTRSPVRNAPPRNFSTHNGRDELSLEEEAERKIGWMLKLIFAGTATCVAYNIMPYMGDTLLQQSVSLLTVKDPLFKRMGASRLAQFAVDDERRMKIVEMGGAQELVNMLGAAKDDSTRKEALKALTALSPSDKALGALHQAGAIPVIRSTPDSLENAEIEKYKSGLLRRFQDQRYDFPTADVSRSLDY, from the exons ATGCGCACGTTAGCATCCAAGCTCACCGCT TATTCGAAGTATTACTGTACAAGAAGCCCGGTGCGCAATGCGCCGCCCCGCAATTTCTCAACTCACAACGGAAGAG ATGAGCTCTCCCTCGAAGAGGAAgctgaaagaaaaattggatggATGTTGAAGCTGATATTTGCTGGGACTGCAACTTGCGTAGCTTACAACATCATGCCTTATATGG GGGATACTTTATTGCAACAGTCCGTGTCGCTGTTGACAGTCAAGGATCCTTTGTTTAAGAGAATGGGGGCTTCTCGATTGGCTCAGTTTGCGGTTGATG ATGAAAGGAGAATGAAAATTGTGGAGATGGGTGGTGCTCAAGAGCTCGTGAATATGTTGGGGGCCGCTAAGGATGACAGCACAAGGAAGGAGGCTTTGAAAGCTCTTACCGCTCTATCACCCTCAG ATAAAGCTCTTGGAGCTTTACACCAAGCTGGGGCAATCCCAGTTATCAGATCCACCCCTGATTCTCTGGAGAATGCTGAAATCGAGAAATACAAGTCGGGCTTACTCAGGAGATTCCAAGATCAGAGATACGATTTTCCAACCGCAGATGTTTCAAGGTCTTTAGATTATTAA